A single genomic interval of Tursiops truncatus isolate mTurTru1 chromosome 1, mTurTru1.mat.Y, whole genome shotgun sequence harbors:
- the ADORA1 gene encoding adenosine receptor A1 isoform X2 codes for MSSILALLAIAVDRYLRVKIPLRYKTVVTPRRAVVAIVGCWILSFVVGLTPMFGWNNLSAVERAWVANGSVGEPVIKCQFEKVISMEYMVYFNFFVWVLPPLLLMVFIYLEVFYLIRKQLNRKVSASSGDPQKYYGKELKIAKSLALILFLFALSWLPLHILNCITLFCPSCHKPRLLMYIAIFLTHGNSAMNPIVYAFRIQKFRVTFLKIWNDHFRCQPAPPIDEDPPEERPDD; via the coding sequence gtaCAAGACAGTGGTGACTCCCCGAAGGGCTGTGGTGGCCATCGTTGGCTGCTGGATTCTCTCCTTTGTGGTGGGCTTGACACCTATGTTCGGCTGGAACAACCTGAGTGCGGTGGAGCGGGCCTGGGTGGCCAATGGCAGTGTAGGTGAGCCCGTGATCAAATGTCAGTTTGAGAAGGTGATCAGCATGGAGTACATGGTCTACTTCAACTTCTTTGTCTGGGTGCTGCCCCCACTGCTGCTCATGGTCTTCATCTACCTGGAGGTCTTCTACCTGATCCGCAAGCAGCTCAACAGGAAGGTGTCGGCATCCTCTGGCGACCCGCAGAAGTACTATGGGAAGGAGCTGAAGATCGCCAAGTCGCTGGCCCTCATCCTCTTTCTCTTTGCTCTCAGCTGGCTACCCCTACACATCCTTAACTGCATCACCCTCTTCTGCCCTTCCTGCCATAAACCGAGGCTCCTCATGTACATCGCCATCTTCCTCACACATGGTAACTCGGCCATGAATCCCATCGTCTATGCCTTCCGCATCCAGAAGTTTCGGGTTACCTTCCTTAAGATTTGGAACGACCACTTCCGCTGCCAACCTGCACCCCCCATCGATGAGGATCCTCCAGAAGAGAGGCCCGATGACTAG
- the MYBPH gene encoding myosin-binding protein H, translated as MEAEFARETQAGAEQLLLSAAVPAGKIAIDRGYDIAQISRHLHFISLLTYDFHGAWRQTIAHHSPLFRGREDTSSDRFSNADYAVSCVLRPGAQANKLVMGISTFGRSFTLASSKTDVGAPTSGPGIPGRFTKEKGTLTYYEICDFLRGATVHRLLGQQVPYATKGNQWVGYDDQESIKNKPEPPAILAMRGKATREALACGPEETASESANVPTTEPSGEMAAPKSTGEEQAPKPQEPAPQAPAPAAPAPAASKPAPPSEDVPSAPLLLAVEDVSDSSVTVSWEPPERLGKLGLQGYVLELRREGALEWVPVNSRPMMVTQQTVRNLALGDKFFIRVAAVSSAGAGPPAVLDQPVHIQEIIEAPKIRVPRHLRQTYVRQVGEMINLQIPFQGNPKPQASWTHNGHALDSQRVNVRTGDQDSILFIRSAQRSDSGCYELTVQLEGLEAKAAIDILVIDKPGSPSSIRLLDVWGCNAALEWTPPQDTGNTEILGYTVQKADKKTGQWFTVLERYHPTTCTISDLIVGNSYSFRVFSENRCGLSASAAVTKELAHIQKTDIVAKPKSFVERDFSEAPSFTQPLADHTSTPGYSTQLFCSVRASPKPRIIWMKNKMDIQGDPKYRALSEQGVCTLEIRKPSPFDSGVYTCKAINVLGEASVDCRLEVKASATH; from the exons ATGGAGGCTGAGTTTGCAAGGGAAACCCAGGCAGGAGCAGAGCAACTCCTGCTCAGCGCGGCAGTGCCTGCTGGGAAGATTGCCATTGACAGAGGCTATGACATCGCCCAGATATCCCG ACACCTGCACTTCATCAGCCTTCTGACCTACGACTTTCATGGAGCGTGGCGCCAGACCATAGCACATCACAGCCCCCTATTCCGGGGCCGGGAAGATACAAGTTCTGACAGATTCAGCAATGCT GACTACGCTGTGAGCTGTGTGTTGAGGCCGGGGGCCCAGGCCAATAAGCTGGTGATGGGTATCTCCACTTTTGGGAGGAGCTTCACCCTGGCCTCTTCCAAGACAGATGTGGGAGCCCCGACCTCAGGGCCAGGAATACCAGGTCGGTTCACCAAGGAGAAAGGGACCCTCACCTACTATGAG ATCTGTGACTTTCTCCGCGGAGCCACGGTCCATAGACTCCTTGGTCAGCAGGTCCCCTATGCCACTAAGGGCAACCAGTGGGTGGGGTATGACGACCAGGAGAGCATCAAAAACAAG CCCGAACCTCCAGCAATCCTTGCAATGAGAGGAAaagccacccgggaagcccttgCCTGTGGTCCGGAGGAGACTGCCTCTGAGTCTGCAAATGTGCCCACCACAGAGCCCTCTGGAGAAATGGCGGCACCGAAGTCTACCGGGGAAGAGCAGGCTCCCAAACCACAGGAGCCTGCCCCTCAGGCACCTGCCCCCGCGGCACCTGCCCCCGCAGCCTCTAAACCCGCACCTCCAAGTGAAG ATGTCCCCAGTGCCCCGCTGCTGCTGGCTGTGGAGGACGTGAGTGACAGCTCGGTGACTGTGAGCTGGGAACCCCCGGAGAGGCTAGGGAAGCTGGGGCTCCAGGGCTATGTTCTGGAACTCCGCCGAGAGGGAG CCTTGGAGTGGGTGCCTGTGAATTCCCGGCCCATGATGGTGACCCAGCAGACCGTGCGGAACCTGGCTCTAGGTGACAAGTTCTTCATACGTGTGGCTGCAGTGAGCTCTGCAGGGGCTGGCCCACCAGCTGTGCTGGACCAGCCTGTCCACATCCAAGAGATCATTG AGGCCCCCAAGATCCGCGTTCCCCGCCACCTTCGTCAGACCTATGTCCGTCAGGTGGGAGAGATGATTAACCTGCAAATCCCCTTCCAG GGGAATCCCAAGCCTCAGGCCTCGTGGACCCACAACGGTCACGCCCTGGACAGCCAGCGGGTGAATGTGCGCACCGGGGACCAGGACTCCATCCTCTTCATCCGCTCAGCCCAGCGCTCCGACTCAGGCTGCTATGAGCTCACGGTACAGCTGGAAGGCCTGGAGGCCAAGGCAGCCATCGACATCCTGGTGATCG ATAAACCTGGATCCCCCAGCAGCATCAGGCTACTGGATGTCTGGGGCTGCAACGCTGCCCTCGAGTGGACACCACCCCAGGACACAGGCAACACAGAGATCCTGGGCTACACAGTGCAGAAGGCAGACAAAAAGACAGGG CAATGGTTCACAGTGCTGGAGCGCTACCACCCGACCACCTGCACTATCTCAGACCTCATCGTGGGTAACTCTTACTCCTTCCGAGTCTTCTCGGAAAACCGGTGTGGACTCAGTGCCTCGGCGGCCGTCACCAAGGAGCTCGCCCACATCCAGAAGACAG ATATTGTTGCCAAACCTAAAAGTTTTGTTGAGCGAGACTTCTCAGAAGCCCCCTCGTTCACCCAGCCCCTGGCTGACCACACCTCCACCCCTGGCTACAGCACGCAGCTCTTCTGCAGTGTCCGAGCGTCACCCAAG CCCAGGATCATCTGGATGAAAAACAAGATGGACATCCAGGGTGATCCCAAATACCGCGCCCTCTCTGAGCAAGGTGTCTGCACCCTGGAGATCCGGAAACCCAGCCCCTTCGATTCCGGGGTCTACACCTGCAAGGCCATCAATGTGCTGGGGGAGGCATCTGTGGACTGCCGGCTGGAGGTCAAAG cctcagccACACACTGA